In Pollutimonas sp. M17, a single genomic region encodes these proteins:
- the tnpB gene encoding IS66 family insertion sequence element accessory protein TnpB (TnpB, as the term is used for proteins encoded by IS66 family insertion elements, is considered an accessory protein, since TnpC, encoded by a neighboring gene, is a DDE family transposase.), protein MIGLPAGTRVWLAAGATDMRRGFDGLATTVQATLLEDPFSGHVFVFRGRKGDRIKVLWWSGDGMCLLAKRLEHGHFVWPSAESGAVHLTSAQLSMLLEGIDWRRPARTHKPTQA, encoded by the coding sequence ATGATCGGCTTACCGGCAGGAACCCGGGTCTGGCTGGCAGCCGGTGCGACCGATATGCGTCGTGGCTTCGATGGCCTGGCGACAACGGTCCAGGCCACGCTGCTTGAAGACCCCTTCAGCGGCCACGTATTTGTCTTTCGTGGGCGCAAGGGCGATCGCATCAAGGTGCTGTGGTGGAGTGGCGACGGCATGTGTCTGCTGGCAAAGCGCTTGGAACACGGTCATTTCGTGTGGCCCAGCGCCGAATCAGGGGCCGTGCATCTGACCTCCGCGCAGCTATCGATGCTGCTCGAGGGGATCGACTGGCGTCGGCCCGCTCGCACGCATAAACCGACTCAGGCCTAG
- the tnpC gene encoding IS66 family transposase: MFNRAQLPDNIDALKALLSAKSAQIDAFEQERAAWQEEREALRQDKQGDKQEIARLTLLLDKLRRALFGQKSEKLSAQIDQLQLELEELHINQGERAQRVESAQAPASRPAPQRRPLPEHLPCDVHEHLPSEPACPDCGGAWTRLGEDVSNVLEHVPASFRIIRHVRPRLACSCCERMAQAPAPSRPLVRSFAGPGLLSHVMVSKYLDHQPLYRQCQIYERENVSLSESTVGDWVGGVHQLLRPLLEALRRHIFSADKLHTDDTPINVLAPGTGKTRQARLWVYARDDRPSGDTTAPAMWIRYSPDRRGIHPQTHLKDYIGILQADAFAGYDKIYETGRVLEAGCWAHARRKFYDIHVKSATPITTHVLDRIAALYKIESSIRGSPADVRRRARQEHAKPIVFALHDWLREQLATLSRKSNTADAITYAMNQWQALVRYLDDGRIEIDNNTAERALRGVALGRKNYLFLGSDAGGERAATMYSLLGTAKLNDINPQAYLRHVLTVIADHPVNQVDELLPWNVNLPSASTQ, encoded by the coding sequence ATGTTCAACCGCGCCCAACTGCCCGACAATATCGATGCCCTGAAGGCGTTGCTGTCGGCCAAATCTGCCCAGATCGATGCCTTCGAGCAAGAGCGCGCGGCGTGGCAGGAAGAGCGCGAAGCCCTGCGTCAGGATAAGCAGGGCGATAAGCAAGAAATTGCTCGTCTGACCCTGTTGCTCGATAAACTACGGCGCGCGCTGTTCGGCCAGAAGTCCGAGAAGCTCAGTGCGCAGATCGATCAATTGCAGCTTGAGCTCGAAGAGTTGCACATCAACCAGGGCGAACGCGCGCAAAGGGTCGAATCGGCCCAGGCACCTGCCTCGCGCCCGGCCCCGCAGCGTCGGCCATTACCCGAGCACTTGCCGTGCGACGTGCACGAACATCTTCCGAGCGAGCCAGCCTGCCCCGATTGCGGCGGCGCGTGGACACGCTTGGGCGAGGACGTGAGCAACGTGCTGGAGCACGTGCCGGCCAGCTTTAGAATCATTCGCCATGTGCGCCCACGCCTGGCGTGCAGCTGTTGCGAGCGGATGGCGCAAGCGCCCGCGCCCAGCCGCCCCCTTGTCCGCAGCTTCGCGGGGCCGGGGCTACTGAGCCATGTCATGGTCAGCAAATATCTGGACCATCAGCCGCTATATCGCCAGTGCCAGATCTACGAGCGCGAGAACGTGAGTTTAAGTGAGAGCACTGTCGGTGACTGGGTCGGTGGGGTGCACCAATTGCTGCGCCCCTTACTGGAGGCGCTACGGCGCCACATCTTTAGTGCCGACAAACTGCATACTGACGATACGCCGATCAACGTACTTGCGCCGGGAACCGGTAAGACACGTCAGGCGCGCCTGTGGGTCTATGCCCGCGATGATCGTCCCAGTGGCGACACGACGGCGCCGGCCATGTGGATACGTTACTCGCCTGATCGGCGCGGCATCCACCCGCAAACGCACCTGAAGGATTATATCGGTATCCTACAGGCCGATGCGTTTGCCGGATACGACAAGATTTATGAAACAGGCCGTGTGCTAGAGGCCGGATGCTGGGCGCACGCCCGACGTAAGTTCTACGACATCCACGTTAAAAGTGCCACGCCCATTACGACGCACGTGCTTGATCGGATCGCCGCACTCTACAAGATTGAGTCCAGCATCCGCGGTAGCCCAGCGGACGTACGGCGAAGGGCTCGCCAGGAACACGCCAAACCCATCGTCTTCGCGCTGCATGACTGGTTGCGCGAGCAGTTGGCGACCCTCTCACGCAAATCGAATACGGCTGACGCCATCACTTATGCCATGAACCAGTGGCAGGCACTGGTGCGTTATCTGGACGATGGCCGCATCGAGATTGATAACAACACCGCCGAGCGGGCGCTGCGCGGGGTAGCCCTGGGCAGGAAAAACTACCTGTTCCTGGGATCCGACGCGGGCGGTGAACGCGCCGCCACCATGTACAGCCTACTTGGCACAGCCAAGTTAAACGACATCAATCCCCAGGCGTATCTGCGTCATGTCTTGACCGTGATTGCTGACCATCCGGTCAATCAAGTCGACGAATTGTTGCCCTGGAATGTGAACCTGCCCAGCGCCTCAACGCAATAG
- a CDS encoding DEAD/DEAH box helicase produces MKFTLKDYQRDAVRDSLNNLGKARRLWHSENDRTAFSLTAVTGAGKTVMAAATFEALFHGDDEFSFDADPGAVVIWFSDDPSLNEQTRFRFIEASDRINYTDLVVVENTFNRPKFQAGKIYFLNTQKLSKNSLLVRGHDPEEMATKLNGTFPDMRPDLRAYTIWDTIQNTIEDPDLTLYLVLDEAHRGMGAQTAASQNAKSTIVQRLINGVGSVPGIPAVWGISATVERFNKAIESAGKHIKLPNVEVDASKVQESGLIKDTILLDIPDNVGDFDTVLVRRATDKLKESSLAWGAYSKQQQEAHVVVPLMVLQVPNSPDPDEIGRALDTIFERYPELPSASVAHVFGDHTTQRFGKRDVPYIEPQRVQESTWVRVLIAKDAISTGWDCPRAEVMVSFRAASDKTHITQLLGRLVRSPLARRIPGNDRLNAVGCLLPKFNRKAVEQVVDELTTGNEAATPGRVLIDYIEVRPNPAAAPVVWDAFEALPSQTRPQHGARPAVRLTALAHELASDDILSGAGRMAHAEMHAALDAFQADNDAKIKAKRQSVLVVDGKTVKADMLGQGRSLEKFWEDADVAVIDDAYRRAARIFSPAIAHSYVDHLASQEADRDEDPEGFLEAIMEARVTVAGLGLVMEAQAYFDAESDRLAKDWLVKYGAQIKALSDDRRESYRQIIEMSTEPQDVGLLKPEARYEATKANENGKIKVLPVWDNHLLCNDDGKYPAELNDWERTVVETESAKPGFSFWYRNPQQPGQSSLGIAYEKAEQYGIVRPDFLFFAEQDGTLVVDLVDPHGLHLSDALAKLQGLALYAANHADAYRRIESIARVKGSDKLRVLDLKRQEVQDAIAAADDAEGLFSSGLANDYQ; encoded by the coding sequence ATGAAGTTCACGCTCAAAGACTATCAGCGCGACGCCGTCCGCGACTCCTTGAATAACCTGGGCAAGGCTCGCCGCCTATGGCATAGCGAGAATGATCGGACGGCGTTCTCCCTCACTGCGGTAACCGGTGCGGGTAAGACCGTGATGGCTGCTGCCACGTTCGAGGCGCTATTTCACGGTGATGATGAGTTCAGCTTCGATGCCGACCCCGGCGCAGTGGTGATCTGGTTCAGCGACGATCCTTCGTTGAACGAGCAGACCCGCTTCCGCTTTATCGAGGCCAGTGATCGCATCAATTACACCGACCTGGTGGTGGTGGAAAACACCTTCAACAGACCGAAATTCCAGGCGGGGAAAATCTATTTTCTCAACACACAGAAGCTCAGCAAGAACAGCTTGCTGGTGCGTGGGCATGACCCTGAGGAGATGGCAACCAAGCTGAACGGCACCTTCCCGGACATGCGGCCTGACCTGCGGGCATACACGATTTGGGACACCATCCAGAACACCATTGAAGACCCGGATTTGACACTTTATCTGGTACTGGATGAGGCGCACCGTGGCATGGGCGCACAGACAGCAGCCAGTCAGAACGCCAAGAGCACTATTGTCCAGCGGCTGATCAATGGCGTGGGCAGCGTGCCCGGTATCCCGGCGGTTTGGGGTATTTCGGCCACGGTGGAACGGTTCAACAAGGCGATTGAGTCGGCAGGCAAGCACATCAAGCTGCCCAATGTGGAGGTTGATGCGTCCAAGGTACAGGAGTCCGGCCTGATCAAGGACACCATCCTGCTGGATATTCCGGACAATGTTGGCGATTTCGATACCGTGCTGGTGCGGCGTGCAACCGATAAATTGAAGGAATCCAGTCTTGCCTGGGGCGCTTACTCCAAGCAACAACAGGAAGCCCATGTTGTCGTGCCGTTGATGGTTTTACAGGTGCCCAATTCGCCTGATCCTGATGAAATCGGGCGGGCGCTGGATACTATTTTTGAGCGCTACCCTGAGCTGCCGTCTGCCAGCGTGGCACACGTTTTCGGGGATCACACCACGCAGCGCTTCGGTAAACGCGACGTGCCCTACATCGAGCCGCAGCGGGTTCAGGAATCGACCTGGGTGCGGGTGTTGATTGCCAAGGATGCCATCAGCACCGGCTGGGATTGCCCGCGTGCCGAGGTCATGGTGTCGTTTCGTGCAGCCAGCGACAAAACGCACATCACGCAGTTGCTGGGCCGTCTGGTGCGTTCGCCGCTGGCCCGCCGTATTCCTGGTAATGATCGCCTGAATGCGGTGGGCTGTTTGCTGCCGAAATTCAATCGCAAGGCCGTGGAGCAGGTAGTCGATGAACTGACAACCGGCAACGAGGCGGCAACGCCAGGGCGCGTGTTGATTGACTACATCGAGGTGCGGCCGAACCCTGCTGCTGCGCCTGTTGTGTGGGATGCATTCGAAGCGTTACCGTCACAAACGCGGCCGCAACATGGTGCCAGGCCAGCGGTCAGGCTGACCGCGTTGGCGCACGAATTGGCGTCCGACGATATTCTGTCCGGCGCGGGCAGAATGGCACACGCCGAGATGCACGCCGCCTTGGATGCGTTTCAGGCCGACAACGACGCCAAGATCAAGGCCAAGCGGCAGTCCGTGCTGGTTGTGGACGGCAAGACCGTGAAAGCAGACATGCTGGGCCAGGGCCGGAGTCTGGAGAAATTCTGGGAAGACGCCGATGTGGCAGTCATCGACGATGCGTACCGCCGGGCGGCGCGCATCTTTAGCCCGGCGATTGCCCATTCGTATGTTGACCATCTGGCGAGTCAGGAAGCCGATCGCGACGAAGACCCGGAGGGCTTCCTTGAGGCCATCATGGAGGCCCGTGTAACCGTTGCAGGTTTGGGGCTGGTGATGGAGGCGCAGGCATATTTTGATGCTGAGTCCGACAGACTGGCGAAGGACTGGTTGGTCAAGTATGGGGCGCAGATCAAAGCGCTCAGCGATGATCGGCGGGAGTCCTATAGGCAGATCATTGAAATGAGCACGGAGCCGCAGGACGTGGGCTTGCTCAAGCCTGAGGCCCGTTATGAGGCGACCAAGGCAAACGAAAACGGAAAGATAAAAGTGCTCCCGGTCTGGGATAACCACTTGCTGTGCAACGATGATGGCAAGTACCCCGCTGAACTGAATGACTGGGAGCGGACGGTGGTCGAGACTGAGTCGGCCAAGCCGGGGTTCTCTTTCTGGTATCGCAACCCCCAGCAGCCAGGGCAATCGTCGCTGGGTATCGCCTATGAAAAGGCCGAGCAGTATGGAATCGTCCGCCCAGACTTCCTGTTCTTCGCCGAGCAGGATGGCACGCTCGTAGTCGATCTGGTTGACCCGCACGGTTTGCACTTGAGTGACGCGCTTGCCAAGCTGCAAGGCTTGGCCCTGTACGCTGCCAACCATGCTGATGCGTATCGTCGGATAGAGTCCATTGCCCGGGTGAAGGGCAGTGACAAGCTGCGCGTGCTCGACTTGAAACGGCAGGAAGTGCAGGATGCGATTGCCGCCGCCGACGATGCGGAAGGGCTGTTCAGTAGTGGGCTTGCAAATGACTACCAGTAA
- a CDS encoding PIN domain-containing protein, which translates to MTLRLLIDTSVWLDLTKDHRQLPLLDALSAMTDAGEVALIMPQIIVEEFARNRDRVMAASRASLSSHFKRVREAIIQFAPEDARDSTLKQLNEVDHRVATGGEAVNEAVDLIEQLLGKTTPVPVSDNIKVRAADRAIAKVAPFHRQMNGIGDAIIIETYIDALAARRDEDVFAFVTHNIHDFSEKGADTRIPHPDLAPLFDGVRSRYETNLSALLSEFASDLIEETRFEREYSQDSRQLSELLEVEGKLTMQVWYNRKWNIIARVENGEEKLVPKEVWDQATPEGRRNLMVDTIWEGMLAAMKRAEEDLGTEELGPWTDFEWGMINGKLSAIRWVLGDEWDMLDT; encoded by the coding sequence ATGACCTTGAGACTGTTGATTGATACATCGGTGTGGCTTGACCTTACAAAGGATCACCGCCAACTTCCACTGCTGGATGCCCTGTCTGCGATGACCGATGCAGGTGAGGTGGCTCTTATCATGCCTCAGATAATCGTCGAGGAATTTGCTCGAAATCGCGACCGAGTGATGGCTGCGAGCCGGGCCAGTCTGTCCAGTCACTTTAAGCGCGTTAGGGAAGCGATTATACAATTCGCCCCTGAAGATGCGCGAGATTCTACGCTGAAGCAGCTAAATGAGGTCGATCACCGGGTAGCAACTGGCGGGGAGGCTGTGAACGAGGCGGTGGACTTGATCGAGCAGTTGCTCGGGAAAACTACGCCAGTGCCGGTCAGCGATAACATTAAGGTGCGCGCTGCGGATCGAGCTATTGCCAAGGTTGCACCGTTTCATCGGCAAATGAACGGGATTGGCGATGCCATCATTATCGAGACCTACATTGATGCACTAGCCGCGCGCAGAGACGAGGACGTGTTTGCCTTCGTGACCCACAACATCCACGATTTCAGCGAGAAAGGGGCTGATACGCGTATCCCTCACCCCGATTTGGCGCCGCTCTTTGATGGTGTGAGATCACGATACGAAACCAACCTTAGTGCACTGCTCAGCGAGTTCGCGAGTGATCTGATCGAAGAGACCAGATTCGAGCGCGAATACAGCCAAGACTCTAGGCAGCTCTCTGAGCTGCTTGAGGTGGAGGGCAAGCTGACAATGCAGGTTTGGTACAACAGGAAATGGAACATCATCGCTCGCGTCGAGAACGGTGAAGAAAAGCTGGTGCCTAAAGAGGTTTGGGACCAAGCCACTCCGGAAGGACGACGAAACCTAATGGTGGATACGATTTGGGAAGGGATGCTTGCTGCAATGAAGAGGGCCGAAGAGGATCTCGGCACCGAAGAGCTGGGGCCTTGGACTGACTTCGAGTGGGGAATGATCAATGGCAAGCTATCTGCTATTCGCTGGGTCCTCGGCGATGAGTGGGATATGCTCGACACATGA
- a CDS encoding AAA family ATPase — MTTEAEALANIFAWSADSPAWQRDALRRLAMQEALDPAEIDELASICKGDSPAVPLEAGHLRGPNRDREEVYLRQVHGVRHVNALAPDQRLTFHRVGLTIIYGDNGSGKSGYARILKKVCRARMSGRAEEIGPNIYDAAPGTPSAMIEYAIGGQNRTCAWQLGQAADNALSGISVFDSRTANVHVDDTNDVAYTPFPLKLLSGLAQLCKSVKDKLAAEIAQIKTQTPEAIRAPACSRDTAVGKLMLGLTANTVPETVDALAILTQAEQDRLAQLTADLTGDPARAARQLVALKTKVDGHIVRLGRLFASISDDTANNLYRLAADSDAARQAAEAASSALFRDEPLPQIGSEVWQALWASARAFSDDEAYPEQRFPVTDPGSVCVLCQQELTPVAVDRFNRFEAFVRDDSQQRADAARVAYDRALASFKGEVISLAELADIVATIRDELRQDALAMETRSAILRALWRHRQIRRRHTNPSAAIDVPVAEYPHQALVDQAAGIENRANALAAEADSPARAALLAEKSELSDRQWLGGIKADVLAEIERLKQVARLETAQRDTTTNRTTTKSTEIAQALVTDALRAQFAREVASFEIAGLAVELRQQNSVQGIPRFKVAFTRKPAAAVGQVLSEGEHRCVALAAFMAELATTENKSGIVFDDPVSSLDHMHREAVAKCLVAEAAHRQVIVFTHDLAFLFELNRAADDAQPKPQVAISSISRGGDKAGFCRSEPPFKARRVSDITTSLSNQLAGERYHFEQGNEDAWRRSVKSIAATLRDTWEIAVEEVVGHVIRRLSNEVKTPGLVKLTAITVPDCEAMRDAFGRCSGLLHSAASALNRPLPRPDALSAEIDALATWADTLRQRQGAARLP; from the coding sequence ATGACAACGGAAGCAGAAGCGCTCGCCAATATTTTTGCGTGGTCTGCTGATAGTCCCGCCTGGCAACGGGACGCACTGCGCAGGCTTGCAATGCAAGAGGCCCTGGATCCAGCCGAGATCGACGAGCTGGCCTCCATCTGCAAGGGCGATAGCCCAGCCGTCCCGTTGGAAGCGGGGCACCTTCGCGGCCCGAACCGCGATCGGGAGGAAGTCTATCTGCGGCAAGTGCATGGAGTCCGGCATGTCAATGCTCTGGCTCCCGACCAACGGCTGACGTTTCACCGTGTCGGTTTGACGATCATCTATGGCGACAACGGATCGGGAAAATCCGGCTACGCGCGGATTCTCAAGAAGGTATGCCGCGCCCGTATGTCTGGTCGGGCCGAGGAAATTGGCCCCAACATCTATGACGCTGCACCAGGCACGCCGAGCGCCATGATTGAATACGCAATCGGCGGCCAGAACCGCACCTGCGCTTGGCAGCTAGGTCAGGCTGCCGATAACGCGCTTTCAGGCATCAGCGTGTTCGATTCCCGCACCGCGAACGTTCACGTGGACGATACGAATGACGTGGCTTACACGCCGTTTCCGCTCAAGCTGCTGAGTGGGCTGGCACAGCTCTGCAAGTCGGTCAAGGACAAGTTGGCAGCCGAGATTGCGCAGATAAAGACGCAAACGCCCGAAGCGATCAGGGCGCCGGCATGCAGCAGGGACACAGCGGTCGGCAAGCTCATGCTCGGGCTCACTGCCAACACTGTGCCGGAGACGGTCGATGCGTTGGCCATCCTCACGCAAGCAGAGCAAGACCGATTGGCGCAGCTCACGGCAGATCTGACAGGTGATCCGGCTCGCGCGGCGCGCCAGCTTGTAGCGTTGAAGACCAAGGTTGACGGACACATTGTGCGCCTGGGTCGGTTATTTGCTTCAATCAGTGACGATACCGCCAACAACCTGTATCGGCTTGCCGCTGATAGCGATGCCGCACGCCAGGCAGCAGAAGCTGCCTCCAGCGCGCTTTTTCGCGACGAACCGTTGCCGCAGATCGGGTCGGAGGTTTGGCAGGCGCTATGGGCGAGTGCACGGGCATTTTCGGACGATGAGGCCTATCCCGAACAGCGTTTCCCCGTCACAGACCCTGGTAGCGTATGCGTGCTTTGCCAGCAGGAATTGACGCCCGTCGCTGTTGATCGCTTCAATCGTTTCGAGGCTTTTGTGCGCGACGACAGCCAGCAACGTGCCGACGCTGCGCGCGTTGCATACGATAGGGCGCTGGCATCGTTTAAGGGGGAGGTCATTTCGTTGGCGGAGCTTGCGGATATTGTGGCAACCATTCGTGACGAACTGCGCCAGGATGCCTTGGCGATGGAAACTAGGAGCGCGATTCTTCGCGCCCTGTGGCGTCATCGTCAGATCAGGCGACGCCACACAAATCCAAGCGCTGCTATTGACGTGCCCGTTGCAGAATATCCTCATCAGGCGCTGGTCGATCAAGCAGCAGGCATTGAGAATCGGGCGAACGCCCTTGCCGCAGAGGCTGACTCTCCAGCTCGTGCCGCCTTACTTGCTGAAAAGTCAGAGCTTTCGGATCGGCAATGGCTTGGCGGCATCAAAGCCGATGTTCTTGCTGAAATCGAACGCCTTAAACAAGTTGCAAGGCTTGAGACAGCCCAACGGGACACCACCACCAATCGCACTACTACGAAGAGCACGGAGATCGCACAAGCCCTTGTGACGGATGCACTTCGCGCGCAGTTTGCCCGCGAGGTAGCGAGCTTCGAGATTGCTGGCCTTGCTGTGGAGCTTCGCCAGCAAAATAGCGTCCAGGGCATTCCCCGGTTCAAGGTCGCCTTTACACGAAAGCCCGCCGCTGCGGTAGGACAGGTTCTGAGCGAAGGAGAGCATCGCTGCGTTGCCTTGGCCGCGTTCATGGCTGAGCTCGCCACGACCGAAAACAAGTCCGGCATCGTCTTTGACGATCCCGTGTCCTCCCTCGACCATATGCACAGGGAGGCCGTAGCTAAATGTCTGGTTGCTGAGGCAGCTCATCGCCAGGTCATCGTCTTCACGCATGACCTAGCGTTCCTGTTCGAGTTGAATCGCGCGGCTGACGATGCGCAGCCTAAGCCCCAGGTTGCGATTAGCTCCATTAGCCGGGGGGGTGACAAGGCAGGCTTTTGCCGCAGCGAGCCGCCATTCAAGGCACGTCGGGTCAGTGACATCACAACAAGTCTGAGCAATCAGCTTGCCGGTGAGCGCTATCATTTCGAGCAAGGCAATGAAGACGCGTGGCGCAGGTCAGTCAAATCCATCGCGGCGACATTGCGCGATACATGGGAAATTGCCGTTGAAGAGGTTGTCGGGCACGTCATCCGTCGACTATCCAACGAAGTGAAGACGCCTGGTTTGGTCAAGCTCACCGCGATCACGGTTCCCGACTGCGAGGCGATGCGGGACGCGTTCGGACGCTGCTCTGGACTGCTGCACAGTGCAGCTTCTGCTTTGAACCGCCCTCTGCCGAGGCCGGACGCACTATCAGCCGAGATCGATGCTCTAGCTACTTGGGCAGACACTCTACGGCAGCGTCAAGGAGCTGCAAGATTACCATGA
- a CDS encoding site-specific integrase codes for MTAVSSTEIAKWRDRRLKEVTGATVNREINLLSAVLNHARREWGIHVENPFPYVKRPEHSRSRERRLSSDEQRYLFAALTCGEERNPNGTLAAGIRNPWILPLVQLALETAMRRGELLSLQWEHIDLDRQTAYLPDTKNGDSRTVPLSTRAVEILKEVPSYPKVEPSMPRPSTSGLVFATTAAALKKGYARSIERAKEKYLSDCQSTRTPPLPGFLDDLHFHDMRHEAASRLADKLPNVLELSAVTGHRDLRMLKRYYHPRAEDLAKKLG; via the coding sequence ATGACAGCGGTCAGCAGTACCGAGATTGCAAAATGGCGGGATCGCCGCCTGAAAGAAGTCACCGGCGCAACGGTCAACCGGGAAATCAACCTGCTTTCCGCAGTGCTGAATCACGCTCGGCGCGAATGGGGCATCCACGTTGAAAACCCCTTCCCCTACGTCAAGCGACCAGAACACTCTCGGTCCCGAGAACGTAGGCTTTCCTCCGATGAACAGCGCTACCTGTTCGCCGCCTTAACTTGTGGTGAAGAAAGAAACCCCAACGGCACCTTGGCAGCAGGCATCCGCAACCCATGGATCCTGCCTCTAGTACAGCTTGCCTTGGAGACCGCAATGCGACGCGGGGAGCTGCTGTCGTTGCAATGGGAGCACATCGATTTGGATCGTCAGACGGCTTACCTGCCCGACACCAAGAACGGCGACTCTCGCACGGTTCCTCTTTCAACCCGTGCCGTAGAGATTCTGAAAGAGGTGCCGTCCTATCCAAAAGTAGAGCCAAGCATGCCCAGACCATCGACATCTGGTCTCGTTTTCGCCACCACTGCCGCCGCATTGAAGAAGGGTTATGCCAGATCCATCGAACGGGCGAAAGAGAAATATCTGTCGGACTGCCAAAGTACTAGGACTCCGCCTCTCCCAGGCTTTCTTGACGATCTGCATTTCCATGATATGCGCCATGAGGCCGCGTCTCGTTTGGCCGACAAGCTGCCGAATGTACTGGAGCTGTCAGCAGTGACTGGGCACCGTGATCTCAGAATGTTGAAGCGCTACTATCACCCAAGAGCTGAGGATTTGGCAAAAAAACTGGGCTAA
- a CDS encoding transcriptional regulator, with protein MKPYNEIEPFFITEEIEAELIAAGYAFVLPGHARTARIRELFGWQPGETLSEPVSRHLMMAGTASGCEPRGEGL; from the coding sequence ATGAAACCATACAATGAAATTGAGCCTTTCTTCATCACGGAGGAGATCGAGGCAGAGCTGATCGCCGCTGGCTACGCGTTCGTGCTGCCGGGCCACGCGCGAACGGCGCGCATCCGCGAGCTGTTCGGCTGGCAGCCCGGCGAGACTCTGTCCGAGCCCGTGAGCAGACACCTGATGATGGCTGGTACAGCTAGCGGGTGCGAGCCGAGAGGCGAAGGCTTATGA
- the tnpA gene encoding IS66-like element accessory protein TnpA: protein MSDSLSVMSSSASPRRRYPVGYKRQVVQESMAGGASIARVALAHGINANQLHNWRWQYRRGDFGPISQGPLLLPVQIAAPPVSAPRQPAKIIDGQDRPAISGVELIFPAARVVIHGAADLSTLRCLIQALRE from the coding sequence ATGAGCGATTCTCTTTCGGTAATGAGTTCTTCTGCGAGCCCTCGGCGCCGCTATCCGGTCGGATACAAACGTCAGGTGGTGCAGGAATCGATGGCGGGTGGTGCGTCCATTGCACGGGTTGCGCTGGCGCACGGCATCAATGCCAACCAATTGCACAATTGGCGCTGGCAGTATCGGCGTGGCGACTTCGGGCCAATTAGCCAAGGGCCGTTGCTGCTGCCGGTGCAGATAGCGGCGCCACCGGTATCCGCACCGCGCCAACCGGCCAAGATAATTGACGGGCAAGATAGGCCGGCGATCTCTGGCGTCGAACTGATCTTCCCAGCCGCGCGTGTCGTGATCCATGGCGCAGCGGACTTGTCTACGTTACGCTGCCTCATTCAGGCGCTACGAGAATGA